The following coding sequences lie in one Arachis ipaensis cultivar K30076 chromosome B03, Araip1.1, whole genome shotgun sequence genomic window:
- the LOC107629601 gene encoding transcription factor bHLH121 isoform X2, with protein sequence MDGTAARKSQKADREKIRRDRLNEQFVELGSILGRPKNDKATILGDTIQLLKDLTSQVGKLKDEYAALNEESRELAQEKNDLREEKASLKTDIENLNNQYQQRLRNMFPWTAMDHSVMMAPPSYPYPMPMAVPPGSIPLQPYPFFANQNPSVIPNPCSTFVPYLAPNTLVEQQSAQYVSPPSHPGTRSHLSSKHDTRNKPPRDRESKAEKSEASNDVTTNLELKTPGSSADQDLSSGKRKCSKPLRSEGSSLGRCSSSHSVQDSSSSSVDGSRKANE encoded by the exons ATGGATGGTACAGCTGCAAGAAAGTCTCAAAAGGCTGACCGAGAAAAAATAAGGAGGGATCGACTCAATGAACAATTTGTAGAACTCGGCAGCATTTTGGGTAG GCCTAAAAATGACAAAGCAACCATTCTTGGTGATACAATTCAATTGCTGAAGGATCTTACTTCTCAAGTTGGTAAACTCAAAGATGAATATGCTGCACTAAATGAAGAATCTCGTGAA TTGGCTCAAGAGAAAAACGATCTCAGGGAAGAGAAGGCTTCTCTTAAAACAGATATTGAAAACTTGAATAATCAGTATCAGCAGCGACTGAGGAACATGTTTCCTTGGACTGCAATGGATCATTCAGTTATGATGGCTCCACCATCATACCCATACCCAATGCCAATGGCTGTCCCTCCGGGTTCAATTCCCTTGCAACCATACCCATTCTTTGCTAATCAAAATCCGTCTGTCATCCCTAACCCCTGTTCAACATTTGTTCCTTATTTAGCACCAAATACCCTTGTTGAACAACAATCTGCCCAGTATGTATCTCCACCGTCTCATCCAGGTACTCGGTCCCATTTGTCAAGTAAACATGACACCAGAAACAAACCACCCAGGGATAGGGAGAGCAAAGCAGAAAAAAGTGAGGCTTCAAATGATGTCACCACAAACCTTGAGTTGAAGACTCCTGGATCTTCTGCAGATCAG GATTTATCGTCAGGAAAAAGGAAATGCAGCAAGCCATTGAGGTCAGAAGGGAGTTCATTAGGTAGGTGTTCATCGTCACATAGTGTTCAGGACAGCTCATCAAGTAGTGTCGATGGTAGCAGAAAGGCTAACGAATGA
- the LOC107629601 gene encoding transcription factor bHLH121 isoform X1 — translation MDGTAARKSQKADREKIRRDRLNEQFVELGSILDPDRPKNDKATILGDTIQLLKDLTSQVGKLKDEYAALNEESRELAQEKNDLREEKASLKTDIENLNNQYQQRLRNMFPWTAMDHSVMMAPPSYPYPMPMAVPPGSIPLQPYPFFANQNPSVIPNPCSTFVPYLAPNTLVEQQSAQYVSPPSHPGTRSHLSSKHDTRNKPPRDRESKAEKSEASNDVTTNLELKTPGSSADQDLSSGKRKCSKPLRSEGSSLGRCSSSHSVQDSSSSSVDGSRKANE, via the exons ATGGATGGTACAGCTGCAAGAAAGTCTCAAAAGGCTGACCGAGAAAAAATAAGGAGGGATCGACTCAATGAACAATTTGTAGAACTCGGCAGCATTTTGG ACCCTGATAGGCCTAAAAATGACAAAGCAACCATTCTTGGTGATACAATTCAATTGCTGAAGGATCTTACTTCTCAAGTTGGTAAACTCAAAGATGAATATGCTGCACTAAATGAAGAATCTCGTGAA TTGGCTCAAGAGAAAAACGATCTCAGGGAAGAGAAGGCTTCTCTTAAAACAGATATTGAAAACTTGAATAATCAGTATCAGCAGCGACTGAGGAACATGTTTCCTTGGACTGCAATGGATCATTCAGTTATGATGGCTCCACCATCATACCCATACCCAATGCCAATGGCTGTCCCTCCGGGTTCAATTCCCTTGCAACCATACCCATTCTTTGCTAATCAAAATCCGTCTGTCATCCCTAACCCCTGTTCAACATTTGTTCCTTATTTAGCACCAAATACCCTTGTTGAACAACAATCTGCCCAGTATGTATCTCCACCGTCTCATCCAGGTACTCGGTCCCATTTGTCAAGTAAACATGACACCAGAAACAAACCACCCAGGGATAGGGAGAGCAAAGCAGAAAAAAGTGAGGCTTCAAATGATGTCACCACAAACCTTGAGTTGAAGACTCCTGGATCTTCTGCAGATCAG GATTTATCGTCAGGAAAAAGGAAATGCAGCAAGCCATTGAGGTCAGAAGGGAGTTCATTAGGTAGGTGTTCATCGTCACATAGTGTTCAGGACAGCTCATCAAGTAGTGTCGATGGTAGCAGAAAGGCTAACGAATGA